The Triticum aestivum cultivar Chinese Spring chromosome 3A, IWGSC CS RefSeq v2.1, whole genome shotgun sequence genome includes a region encoding these proteins:
- the LOC123061896 gene encoding uncharacterized protein codes for MAPIRRAAQRPDFASHPSDLELISTYLIPWVSTGERPWKFVHEADVYAATPQDLARAYAPATASDGQESWYFFTSLRAKSRRGQRKARTVGSGDHGCWHSERAAKPLFAGIGHSRQIGYRQAFSFATKEDGRLVRSGWLMAEIGLNPDASAEEELVLCKVYRSPRVGTGQRSTAPAATGVGPVRIGRGKASEEDSTSSEEGTPRAAGPGCYSAQQPARVSASTSGTLSMEESDSEQGSTSRGGGVIGTSPSATPPRVPRSKALRAAQLPRIPTVPAAQRPDFASHPSDQVLIKSYLTPRVASGQHPCQFTHDVDVYTASPGALTRKYSPTMASDGEKAWYFFTLLPAKSAHGQRRPRTVGTGEGCWHSEAGVKPVLDGDHPIGWRQFFSFMTKEEGQRVRSIRSGWIMVEIGLDHGKEEGPSDELVLCKVYRSPRAGPVEPPAAAGRKRKSGDNYSGPAAPVLTLGPAAGARNSTAASASSSGHKKRKTHSRNSSPVLRTARGVLKLTRPVTSGRNKNTSADRCARCGMEPALSRRGTPDAAAEEEDGSETDLDEDDPMTGESGAPHCHKAGESSGRARPFYQFKI; via the coding sequence ATGGCTCCAATCCGACGCGCCGCGCAGCGGCCGGACTTCGCGTCCCACCCTTCTGACCTCGAGCTCATCAGCACGTACCTCATCCCCTGGGTCAGCACCGGCGAGCGCCCCTGGAAGTTCGTCCACGAGGCCGATGTCTACGCCGCCACGCCGCAGGACCTCGCCCGCGCCTACGCCCCGGCCACGGCCAGCGACGGCCAGGAGAGCTGGTACTTCTTCACGTCCCTGCGGGCCAAGAGCCGCCGCGGCCAGCGCAAGGCCCGCACCGTCGGATCCGGGGACCACGGCTGCTGGCACTCGGAGCGCGCCGCCAAGCCCCTCTTCGCCGGCATCGGCCACAGCCGCCAGATCGGGTACCGCCAGGCCTTCTCCTTCGCGACCAAGGAGGACGGCCGCCTGGTCCGCTCGGGGTGGCTCATGGCCGAGATCGGCCTCAACCCCGACGCCTCCGCGGAGGAGGAGCTCGTCCTCTGCAAGGTGTATCGGAGCCCGCGCGTCGGGACAGGCCAGAGATCTACGGCGCCGGCCGCTACCGGAGTTGGACCCGTCAGGATTGGAAGGGGAAAGGCGAGCGAGGAGGACTCTACCTCGTCTGAAGAGGGGACGCCAAGGGCTGCTGGGCCCGGCTGCTATTCGGCCCAGCAGCCCGCTCGAGTCTCCGCGTCCACTTCAGGTACCCTGTCCATGGAGGAGTCCGACTCCGAGCAGGGTTCGACCAGCCGAGGCGGCGGAGTGATTGGCACGTCGCCGTCCGCCACTCCGCCTCGGGTTCCCCGTTCCAAGGCCCTTCGAGCTGCTCAGCTTCCCCGGATCCCGACGGTTCCCGCGGCGCAGCGCCCGGACTTCGCTTCTCACCCTTCGGACCAAGTGCTGATCAAGTCCTACCTCACCCCGCGTGTCGCCTCCGGCCAACACCCGTGCCAGTTCACGCACGATGTCGACGTCTACACCGCCAGCCCGGGCGCCCTCACCAGGAAGTACTCCCCGACGATGGCAAGCGACGGCGAGAAGGCCTGGTACTTCTTCACCCTCCTGCCGGCCAAGAGCGCCCACGGCCAGCGGCGGCCGCGCACGGTGGGCACCGGGGAGGGGTGCTGGCACTCGGAGGCCGGCGTGAAGCCTGTTCTCGACGGCGACCATCCGATCGGATGGCGACAGTTCTTCTCCTTCATGACCAAGGAGGAAGGCCAGCGTGTCCGGAGCATCCGGTCGGGATGGATCATGGTTGAGATCGGCCTCGACCATGGCAAAGAAGAAGGCCCCTCGGACGAGCTCGTCCTGTGCAAGGTGTACCGCAGCCCGCGCGCCGGCCCGGTGGAACCCCCAGCGGCGGCTGGACGAAAGAGGAAATCCGGCGACAACTACTCTGGCCCAGCGGCGCCCGTGCTGACGCTGGGGCCCGCGGCCGGTGCCAGGAATTCTACGGCGGCGTCGGCATCTTCCTCCGGGCACAAGAAGAGGAAGACCCACAGCAGGAACTCCAGTCCCGTGCTGAGGACCGCGCGCGGCGTCCTGAAGTTGACGAGGCCGGTGACGTCTGGGCGCAACAAGAACACCAGCGCGGACCGATGCGCTCGCTGTGGGATGGAGCCAGCGTTGTCGCGCCGCGGAACGCCCGATgctgctgccgaggaggaagaCGGCTCGGAGACGGATCTTGACGAGGACGACCCAATGACCGGCGAGTCCGGTGCACCCCATTGCCACAAAGCAGGTGAATCTTCAGGACGCGCCAGACCGTTCTACCAGTTCAAGATTTGA
- the LOC123061897 gene encoding auxin-responsive protein IAA5: protein MSPPLEPHDYIGLSAPTPSSSSCSSSPSPAAEAGPRLTLRLGLPGSESPDRDRDRDGPADDVAPALTLGPAPHKAASKRAFPDASPRRGCSAAARAEDKPPSAAPPAAKAQVVGWPPVRNYRKNTLAASASKAKAGDDGAPHYVKVSMDGAPYLRKVDLKMYSSYEDLSMALQKMFSCFITGQSSLRKPSTKDRLTNRSNVDSLQDQEYVLTYEDKDADWMLVGDLPWDLFTTICRKLKIMRGSDAAGIAPRSLEQTGQNK, encoded by the exons ATGTCGCCGCCCCTCGAGCCGCACGACTACATCGGCCTCTccgcccccaccccctcctcctcctcctgctcctcctcgcccAGCCCCGCCGCCGAGGCCGGGCCCCGCCTCACGCTCCGCCTCGGCCTCCCGGGATCCGAGTCCCCCGACCGCGACCGCGACCGCGACGGCCCCGCGGACGACGTCGCGCCGGCGCTCACCCTCGGCCCCGCCCCCCACAAGGCCGCCTCCAAGCGCGCCTTCCCCGACGCCTCCCCCCGCCGCGGGTGCTCCGCCGCCGCCAGGGCCGAGGACaagccgccctccgccgccccgccggccGCCAA GGCGCAGGTCGTGGGATGGCCGCCCGTGCGCAACTACCGGAAGAACACGCTGGCGGCGAGCGCCTCCAAGGCCAAGGCGGGAGACGACGGCGCGCCACACTATGTCAAGGTGAGCATGGATGGCGCCCCGTACCTCAGGAAGGTGGACCTCAAGATGTATTCCAGCTACGAGGATCTCTCCATGGCGCTTCAGAAGATGTTCAGCTGCTTCATCACTG GTCAAAGCTCGCTGCGCAAACCATCAACCAAGGACAGGCTCACTAATCGCTCAAATGTTGATTCCCTCCAAGATCAAGAGTACGTCCTTACATACGAAGACAAGGACGCTGACTGGATGCTTGTCGGTGATCTTCCATGGGA TTTGTTTACCACAATATGCAGGAAACTGAAAATCATGAGAGGATCTGATGCAGCTGGAATAG CTCCAAGATCCCTAGAGCAGACAGGTCAGAACAAATAA